From one Syntrophorhabdus sp. genomic stretch:
- a CDS encoding fructose-bisphosphatase class I (catalyzes the formation of D-fructose 6-phosphate from fructose-1,6-bisphosphate) produces the protein PEGKLRLMYEASVVAFMCREAGGHAVDEHGAPILDIEPKDHHQRTALYVGSKPLVEDIARTLRADGHTGPR, from the coding sequence GGCCCGAGGGAAAGCTCCGCCTCATGTACGAGGCATCCGTTGTGGCCTTCATGTGCAGGGAGGCGGGAGGGCACGCGGTGGACGAGCACGGTGCCCCGATCCTTGACATAGAGCCGAAGGACCACCACCAGAGGACCGCCCTCTACGTCGGGTCGAAACCGCTGGTGGAGGACATCGCCAGGACCCTGAGAGCTGACGGGCATACGGGTCCGCGCTGA
- a CDS encoding HNH nuclease family protein, translating to MKRRAFTVRRSNRPVKKEITGSIGDIVKEITRDRDVKNEQYREQSLKMHGLMCARCGREFDHTDRHLLTVHHKDGNHNNNPPDGSNWENLCTYCHDDVHGRNFFADEEEGKE from the coding sequence ATGAAACGCAGAGCATTCACAGTGCGCAGGTCGAACCGGCCGGTGAAGAAGGAGATCACGGGGTCCATCGGGGATATCGTCAAAGAGATCACTCGGGACAGGGACGTCAAGAACGAACAGTACCGCGAGCAATCGCTGAAGATGCACGGCCTCATGTGCGCGAGGTGCGGCAGGGAATTCGACCACACCGACAGGCACCTCCTCACCGTGCATCACAAGGACGGGAACCACAACAACAACCCGCCCGACGGGTCGAACTGGGAAAACCTCTGCACCTATTGTCATGACGATGTCCATGGTAGGAACTTTTTCGCCGACGAAGAGGAAGGGAAAGAATGA